The sequence acatgaccctatccacccattaccacccacagccacaactacacgaaaatataaaaaatatacaaatatacatggtggtagtatcaaagcagcagcaacaaaGAAGTACAAGGCTCagacaaattcaaaggaatactcccgaaacaaaactatactcaataaTGGAATAtgcaatactgaaataatactaagaatggaatatgcaataatgaaataaaatgaaatatgaaataacgaaaataacaaaggttagaggTCACCGGATTGCGCTTGgggctgcggctgctggagacggagcGGCGGGTGGCGGCGGGTGGCGGCTGGGGACCGGGCGGCGGCTGGCTGGGGGCCGGGTGGCGTCTGGGGGGAGGGCTGGTGTACCCTGCCGGGGGGGGTACGGGCAGGACAGGTAAGGATGGGGTGGGGGTCTGCACAAccggagggggggagggggggaccGGCTTGGAACCGGCGGTCGGTGCCGGAGGGTGGCGGGGAGCGGCGCCGCGGACCGGAGGTCGGTGCCGGCGGTGGAGTCGGATCGGCGCCAAAGGACAGCGGCGGCGCCGAGGACCGGGGACCGGTGCGGGAGAGAGGGAGGGAGGGTCGGCGCCGGAGGTCGGTGCCGGAGGTCGGCGCCGGAGCCGGAGGCCGAGCCCGGAGGttgggtcgggtcggcgccgacggtcggcTACGGCGACGGGGGCCGGTGACCGGAGCTAGCGAGAGAGGGGGTAGGGAggaagagagagagccgttagataTTCCAGCCAAGTTTCTTTTCCCTAAACCTTAATTTTATATAGTGGAATTAATTAAATGGATTTTCATGttatttaaattatgggttttgaaattggggtgaggggctttggttgttactgattgaattacaacaacaacaacaacaataaacccagtgtattcccacttagtggggtctgggggggtaagatgtacgcagtccatacctctacctctgatgaagtagaaaggctgtttccgaaagacccccggctcaagtcacgagatatcacacaaacacatagtacagcacagcagcagatgacataacatagatacggcacccatagggaatataaaacagagtaaagcaggaatgcaggaataataaagcagaggaaagcacacagattcgtaataaacatggaacacggaacacgaa comes from Capsicum annuum cultivar UCD-10X-F1 unplaced genomic scaffold, UCD10Xv1.1 ctg61156, whole genome shotgun sequence and encodes:
- the LOC124893533 gene encoding rRNA 2'-O-methyltransferase fibrillarin-like; this translates as MGWGSAQPEGGRGGPAWNRRSVPEGGGERRRGPEVGAGGGVGSAPKDSGGAEDRGPVRERGREGRRRRSVPEVGAGAGGRARRLGRVGADGRLRRRGPVTGASERGGREEEREPLDIPAKFLFPKP